gccttctagatttttattttggccctcaactcccatcaggcctagccagcattgccaattgtgagggatgatgggaaatgtaggcgaaaacatctggagggccaaaagctGCCACCTGTTCTTTAGATGCTAAGCCATGTATGGCAGGGGGAAAAGTCGAAAGGGAGAGATggagaggtgtggggggggggagagaaagagagagagagaaagagagagagagagagagagagagagagagagaacgagcaAAACATGGAAGCAAAGGTACCAGTGTCTCCTAAAGTTTAAAAGGCTGCTGCCTTTATGCTATACATCCCTACTGGTCTGCCAAGGCAGTGAGTCCTAGGgtctcctaggccatagctagatgggacgaaatcccggggtgatccctgggatcgtccctgtgcatccacatgatgcacatgggatcctgggatcagggagggatgatccctcccttgtcccgggatctcgccctcgcctttgagcctgcttttttcacggtcttgggatgatcccgagaccgcggaacatgcgggcaggcattgtgggttgtcctggctcttcgcgaggagccaggacctgcacacggggtgcagagctcctcaggagctctgtgcccatcaggggtggggtggggtggggaaattacatttaaattaaaaaaaaccctacctttctgcacacaagcgttcgtgcgcgcttcttctttaatatttttttttaaatggcagctgtgacGTTCTCACCTTCCAACATTGTCgcacgccgcgtgtaaacagagggggtaatcgcgcaataaaaatatcgcaagatcttcacccctccatcctgctaggtcTAACTGAGGCCCTAGTCAGTGCTAAGCTACTGAGCTcagaaggaagaggcaggaggaGACTATACATTTGGAGTACCTCAGAAGATTTGGCACATATGCCCTGGGTGTGCAGTTTCTAACAATGCCTGTGTCTagttcagccatgaaactcagtaGGTAATGTTGAGCCAGTCACTCACTCGcagcttaacctacttcacagggttcttgagaggataaatggagaggggAACAGCACGTTTCAGGGCCTTACACTAGCTCTTGCTGGTAGAAACACTGCCGGTGGTAGCTCTCCACCCACTGAGCACTCAGCTGCAAGGTGGTGGCCTCCATGGCAACAGAAGACCCCTGCCAGCAGAGCTCCTGTCTGCCATATCCTAATCACCACCAGGcaatgtttaggattgcactcttaattgtTATATTTTTTCCTTAAATTTAATTATATTATTTCACAATAGCAGCGATCTAATTTGTTTTGGGATTTTGTTGTAGTAGTTGTAATTAGCACAAATATGAAACCTATTGATGATTCAATGTTGTTCTCACAATGTcaaatctttaaaaatgtttgacCATTATTTGACCAGCAAAATGAATAAACCGACTCAGAAACTAGATAGCATTAAAAGATCCcaatattttatttgattttacacacacacacacgagccagCCTTAGGAGTGGTGAATTGAAGGGGGGATGGACGTTGGGCTTGAGGCTCCATGTTTGACAAATATATTGCCTGTAGTGAGCGAGGACCAAAAAAAGTGCTCCCTCACCGAAAACTTCCATCTACTAGCTTTAAAGTATGCTTCTTTTTCTATTTCCAATTTGATCTCATTCGTTTTACATAAACATCAGTGAAGCACAGCTTTACTTTGGTAGGTTTGCAATTATATACACCCAAACGACAACTATGATCCTCAGAGGTGGCCCTcggcagcagggccttctctgtggaggcccccaccctctggagaaccctccctcgtgcagtttgggtaGCAggaaatgtaatatcttttaaacgcctcctgaagacgtacctttttacataggctttccctggtttttaatgtagctagttttatattgcctttttaaccttttaatgttttaaatttgtacttgttatattttatgggctttggttgtgcactgcccagagagcttcagctgatgggcagtataaaaatgtaataatagataaataaaattctgCACAAACCACACAACTTGACAACACTACAAAACTGACTAGAGACTAGCCCTGCACATACCATTTCTGCCCAGAAAGAACCTCAAACTGCCTcatataacataaaataaaagcagtttCATGAAATTAGTATTAAAATAACATCATCATGCCCCATACATTTCACTAAATTTTAAATCCCATAATTTGAAAACCTGAGGATTTTAACCTTGCATTCAGATAAAATGTTTAAGGAGTGACAAGAGGTCAAATCTGGGGAAAGCTATGAAGAACACAGCCCGTTTGCATTGACACAATAAAAGGACGGAAAATGGCCTTTAATCGCTCCATAAAAGACATCCCTCAGCTTCACCTCAGCAGTGCCATCAATATACACACATTTTCTCTTTataaggttgtatccaatgttaattgtagtcccattcatttcaaagtagatcctttgaaatgaatgggacttcagttaaaCAAACATTGGATATAGCCCATAGAGTTTCATAAGCAAACTGTCAGGCCCCTGCCCCCAATAAGCTTACAATTTCAATAGTGGAAGGCACAAAGACCAAGGGGCAAATATAAGAACAGGTGAATATAGTTAGGCACCCCTTGCTCTGTCCTGACATGTGCCCTATTCCCTTTGCCCCTTCCTCATTGCCCAAAGTGCTAATCTGGTTGGCTGGAGCCAGTCCAAACTCAACACTGAGGCAGCAGCCAGCAGGAGGCTCCGAAAAATGTCACAGGCCCAGAAATAGCAAATTAATCTTTATCACACAACCTCCAGGGCAGGGAAAACAGAGGAGGGTGGGGGTAGAGAAAGCAAGCAAGGGGGGGAAGCCATTATAAATTAATACTCCCTCCCCACCAACCAATCCCTGATAAATTGGGTCTCTGGGATTAGATCACAATGGCCTAGTTACAACCCCCATCTCTCCACGCTTATCCTCCACAGAGACGTGGCTCCGTCCATTCACAACAGAGCAACCCGCTGGCAATCGTGGCAACTTTCAGAATGGGGCCTGGCTGGTTCTAGAAAGCACCTTGGGTCGAGTGGCCCCACATCAGAGCCCAGGCCTTGCCGCAGAGCACCCTCTCAGCTTATGCAGGTGATCTTCCTGGTAGGTGATCATTTCATGGGAAGGGAATGTCGTCTGGATTTTTCACCTCAAGTACCAATACGCCAGTCCTGGTGCCATTGGGCTTACAACCAAACAATGCAGCAAGGCCGTACTCACGGGAGAGAAGCGGTTGTGTGGTGCGATACCTCcaagcagtggtggctggtggctctgatttcagtggggttgaattctgggtttcagtcggaaccagccagaactctcaaagagctatccaaaatgctgagcccaatcccacccccaaaaagggcTTCACCACATTTatagttctagctggttctgacttgaaacccagcatggactcacagccccactgaaattggagcctccATCTTCCATTGCCTCCAAGGGATCGCATTTGTTGAACAGCTCAGCTCAAAACATGTCATTAGAATCACAGACGTGGCAGCAGCCAGCCATATACACAGGCCCCGTGCGGCAGTGCATGCACTAGACAGTAAATAGGACATCCAGGAGAATCCGCTCTCCCAGATAGTATTGAATCACATCCAGCCCAAAGCTTTCTGTGGGTAAGAGCTCAGCCTCTCTAACCACTAGGCTGGGCTCAGGGTCAGCTTTGGATGATTCCATAGCTAAAGAAAAAaggtggttggttttttaaaaaaagaaaaagaaaaaggatagtGCTTTCTGAAAGCACAACCAGGCGTTGTCAGATAAGGCACCCCATGCAGTAATAGCCAAAATTTGTAGAAAAGAATACGGGTGTATGGTAAGGGTAGCCCAAACCTTAATTTGGGTTGCAAGTTATTCTTTTCTATATAACTTGTCTGTAGTTGGCATGGGGCCCATGCTTGACTGCCCTGAATGTACAGAAAGTTTTGGGTCAGGCAGGAACCAGTGTTATCTGGAAGAAAACACTTTCTTTGATGTTTGGTTTTAGGATTTGGGGTGTCCTAAAGCTTATTGCAGGGTTCCgacctccatttatttatttgtaattgtcATCTGGAGTCATCACACATTGAACTCCACTGCATAAAAATGATGCTTTTGATTGGAGAAAAATATTGTTTATCTTGAAGGGGATCTCTCCCAATGATGATATGAGGAAATCCTTAGCTTAGTTTGCAGTGCAGGGGCATGTAATGATTAGGCCTTCACGGAGTGCCATTTCAAAGTGTCATAAACGTTTCACAAAAATAAAGAACTGGGACCTAACTGCTTCTGTTAAAGCTCTATGTCCATAGATAGGCAATTTCTATGGCCCCCCCGAAAGCTACATGAGGTGTTGGTTGGTGGCTGAGgaccccccgccctctctctctctctctctctcacacacacacacacacacatatgtaaatAGTGCATGCACTGACTGTTAGCAGAATGTGggccctgaatctcccatgggGCTCTCATGAGGTGCCACCCACAAGTGAAATCCAGCCTACTGACCTATGTCAATTCCAGGTTTATTGAACAGGATGGAGACAATTAGAAATTAaatattctctctcacacacagcactAGGACTTGTCACCTAGTGAAACCAACCTGCAGGGGCATTCAGGGCAGAGAAAGAAAGGTTTTCTTCACAGAACATAGAAGTCATTTTATGGAGTTCATTCCCCCAAAGAGATGGGGCTGGCCATTAGCTTTCATGGTTTTCAAAAGGGCTTAGGCTGATTTGATAGGATAGACAGAATGACCACATCAAGAGCTATTGACACCGATGGCTGACTTTGAGTACCAGTCActggggacaaaaaaaaaaaaaaaaacaggggcaGGCCATCATCTTCATGCCCTCTTGGAGAACTGAGAGGCCAGAGGCCTCCAGTTTGCCATTACtggaaacagcatgctggactcgatggcctgatccagcaagccaGTTCTTCTTATCCACCTCTGGGCTTTTAGAATGAGACACTGAAGGGCACCGTTGAGTGGGAAATTTGCCTAGAAAGGCTGCAGTTTGGGACCATGGAGCATTGGTAGGTCTTTGCAGTCAGCCGAGGGTGGAACAGCAGGAAAGATGCAGGTCAGGTCTACAAAACCCGAGGCCAAATAGCATAGGGGTCTAATGATTTGGATCAAGGGGCAGAAGGTGTCTCAAAGCGGGGTTCAATTCCAGGGTTGATGTACAAAAAATccaggcaataaataaataaatctacagccTCTCCTTTCTTGCCAGTATGTAGCTAGGGCACCTTGCCTTGCTGGCATGACGTGCCCTTCGTTCTCCGGGACACCCTGTAAtgcaaagccccacccccaccccaagccccaTTTTTCACCCTTGTTTTCGACATGAAAAAGGGGGTTGTTCCAATGCAAGACACCCCTGTTGCCGGGAGCAACAACAGGGCGGTGGAGGAACAAACCCCTTCCCGGTTTCCATCAGCCACTTGAAGAGCCCTTGGTGATTTCTTCAGAAGAGGCTCTTTATCGGAAGGCACAAACAGATTCTTACCATGAGCCAGCAGTGGTTGCACGATGTGTTCGGAATCGGTTatcagagagagaagaggcagaaTATCTCTTGCTCTCCATCTGCAACACCACCAGGCACACGCAGAATCCTAATGCAGCCGCAGAGCTCTCCCCCTCCCGCACACACCCAATTCGGAAGGCAGGAGAGCAGTGGCAAGAGAAACCAAGGGCGCGTTCCCaccgccctgccctcctccttGCTGGAGGCGGCAAGCAAgggtcttctccacctccccAGAAGGTGCAGGGCgagtttcaccaccaccaccaccaccccacttccCTCCATTCACACAGTTCTCTATTCCCCAAGAAGACTTTATGTTGCGCCGGTGCCTACAGCCATAGGGTCTACTAACTAACCTGCAGCTCCCTTTGCTTCAcacacagaggtgtgtgtgtgtgtgtgtgtgtgtgtgtgtgagaatgcgCACTCCACGTCCGTGCTTGGAATGGTGAAGGCGCCTCCCCCGCGTTCAGgagtcctccccccaccccgtatATGTGCGACGCTGGCCCTCCCCTTTGCCCCATAGATTATAGATTTCTCCATAATTAATCAGACAGACGGGCGAGCAAACCGAGACCTGGGGCTGCCAGGAGACAATGCCCAGAGACGGGGATGTCGGCGGAGGGGCCGGCgaaagccgctccgggagccccAGCACGTCTCGATCCATCCGGACGGGGAATTCGGGGAAACGTGGGGCACGGCTGGGCGtgggccgagggagggagggagggacggagggaggggaggagaaggacaGGAGCCGCAGCGACGCGGGTGCGCCTAGCGAAGCAGCGcagggggccggggccgggggcTGGACGCTCCCGGAGGAGCGGCGAAGGTGAGAAGGGGCGGCGCGGCGGGGGCCGGGGGCCTCGTGCCAAGCCCCGTCTCTGCCGCTCCTCGCCCGCCCCGGCGGGTATGGGACGGGGGATTAGAAGCCAGCAGAACAGCTGCGCGCCACATCCGACCAGATGGCCGGCCGGgatcaggcaggcaggcgcgGCTGCAGCTCGACCGCTCCGcccgccgccgccctcctcctcctcctccgggccGTCGGGGCGCCTCCACTCACTCACCTTTGTTGCCGAAGGCGCAGGAGAgcaggaggacgaggagaggcAGCGAGGCGCGGGGCTGCTCCCTGCCCATCTTGCCGGAGCCCCGACGAGCGCGCCGGGCGGctgctggagggctgggctgggctgggccggaGGGCTGGCGCTGCCCCGAGCTCCGCTCCCGCTCGGCTGCAGCAGGGGCGACCAGCCGGAGCCCTGCGCGCCGCAGCCGCCTGCTGCTGGAGAGCTTTCTGGCGCCGAGCAGCTCAAGGCAGGGCTGGTGCTCCTCGCCGCTTCCTCGCGCTGGCTGCTctgccccagcccagcccctgtACTGCAGCATGATGTCAGCAGCGCCCGACGCTGATTGATGGGCGCTCGCAGCCAATGCGCGTGGCGCCGGAGCCAGGtgctgcaggagagggaggggaccaggatttggggagggggggaggatggaGGAGGGCTTGAGCGGGGCGGGGGGCTCTATGGGGAGATTTgggcctgcggggggggggggaggttgcctGTGCTTGCGCGCTGCTAGATGACGAGGCTGGCAGGATAAGAACTTTTGAGGAACTTTGGCAGAGTTGGGATAGCAagcgcgcctcctcctccttcttcttcccccgccgccgccgccgccgtttcTCCTCTCTACCGCTGGTGCGGCGCTCAGGGCGGGGGGAGAAACCCAGCTCGCGTGCCGTCTACTGGAATCGAGGGATGCGGGGCACTGCCAGGAGGAAGCCCCCACGCCCGGGGTCTTTCTTGAGCTGGATAGACAGCATCAACGCGCTGCTCTGGCGAGTGCAACGGGTATTAACGCCGTTTCTTGTGTTTCGCCtacccaggggaggctggtggctcctatgtcagtagggcagtaaatccactctgggcttcagtccaaactcaaaggagctctccaaggggtTGAACCcgttttggggattgggttcagccccttggctaactcctttagcgttctggctggttctgactgaaacccagaatggattctctgccccactgacacaggagccaccagcctccactgctcatacCCTTCTTTaggacagtggtcttcaactggtccagacctgagacccacctcgaaCTCCCAACCTGCAAAATCAGACCCATTTCCACAGCTTTGCCGCAACCCATCTGGCCTGATCTCGTGATTCAGttttgggtcgtgacccaccagttgaagaccactgctttagGGTCAGTGGTAGGCATTAGCCTGAGGAAGTTCACAGCAGCAAATCGAGGTGTCTTCCCATCACGACCGAGGCAAATCGTCACATTGTTATCATACAGTGCCACCAAGTGCTAGGTGCTGTATGAAACAAAGGACATACGTGGCTTGATCTCTCATCCACCAAATACCCAGCACTTGCTGTCTGGCAGATGAATGTATGAACTGTTTCCACTTGAAAAATATCCCTATGATATCAGGTGAGATGAAAATTCCTATCTGTAATTGTTCGTTAATGCAAGACACAACACGACATCTGCTGTCGTCAAGTGAACAAcatgaatgtgtgaatcagcccataGACACGACATGGTTCCAGTGATGGCAGTCAAcatggcccaagacatttggctttGCCAAGCAGCTGCACTGAAATCCAGGACCTCTTTGACTGTTGTAGAGGATCCTAGGGTGCACACCTGAAGCCTGGTCTGATATGGAAAGCTCTGCCTGGTGCATGTTCCTGGATGTGCTGAattgcaacaatggactggatgagggctaataaactgaaactcaatccaaacaagattgagatgctgttagtggctGGTTCCTCTGACCAGATGGTGAGTGtttaacctgttctggatggggttgcactctctgaaggagcaggttcatagcttgggggttctcctagaaccttctttgtcccttgaggctcaggtggccttggtggcacagagtgccttctaccaacttcggttggtggcccagctacgcccctatctggacagagataacctagcttcagtcgtccatgctctggtaacctccaattagattactgcaatgtgctgtacatggggctgcctttgaagatggttcggaagctgcagcttgtgcaaaatgcagtagcgagattgataaccggaaccagaaggttcaaacatataagaccgattctggcccacttgcattggctgcctatatatttctgatcccaattcaaggtgctggttttaacctataaagccttacatggcttggggccaccatacctgatggaacacctttcccaacatgaacctacccgtacactgcgttcaacatctaaggtcctcctccgagtgcctactccaaggaaaTCTTGggaaatggcaacaagggagttggccttttcagtggtgccccccccaattatggaatgatctccccaacgaggctcgcctggcgccaacattgttatctttcaccaggtcaagacttttctcttctcccaggcatttaacagcatatgctgaatttttaactgacctgagaatagttgtttaaatggatattgttgtttttatacttttggtggttttaaattttgtatatctgtttttaatgttcattgtttttaacttttgtaaaccacccagggagctttggctatggggcggtatataaatgaaataaataaataaataaataaataaatgttacgtCTATAATGATTCTTTCATACATGCAACCACCAAATGCTGtgaatatgcatgtgtgaatcagccagaAGAAGGGGTTGGGTTGGTAAATGGGGGAAGGCCTATGAGGCAGAATGGAAGAAGGTCCACAGAGGCAGCCTCTATGACAGGTGTGCACAGATGAGCTAGTGGAGTAGAATGGTTCCCCTCTCCATTGCGCATTCACCAGGTggccttaggtagggtgaccctatgaaaaggaggacagggctcctgtatctttagcagttgcatagaaaagggtatttcagcaggtgtcacttgtatatatgaagaaccaggtgaaattccctcttcatcaccacagttaaaggtgcaggaccagatttaaaagagggcagtgcacctgcagcttgaagtgtgatgatgaagagggcatttcaccaggttccccatatatacaaatgacacctgctgaaatgtccttttctgtacaactgttaaagatacaggagccctgtcctccttttcatagggtcaccctaccttaggcaAGCTGCTGCTGCCTTAGCCTCCTGtttgcaatatggagataatGTTGGCCTACCTTACCAGTGTGTTGGAAGGATTTCTGAAATAATGCATTTGagcaaagtgctttgaaaactcgGGGTGGGGAAACATATATAACTTTGAGCCATACAAGGCTCAGCCATGGAATCTGTTTCCAGTGCCAGGACTCGAGAAATTATAGAACAGTGCCTCTGGGTATATGCAGAGTGGATTGTCCACATCCTTGGTGACTCTTGCCACCAGATATTTGGGGTTATAGGGAAAAGACCTTGGGATGATTTTGTAGCACATCTCTTTTTACTGGGGAGCCAGCTCCATTTCTCAACAGGTTGACAGTGGCAAAGGTGGGCGAAGGAGCAAGACCTCATCAACCCCCTACTCCCTTACTAGGTCGTAAGAACTGGGtggggcctacttctgagtaagcacggATAGCCTGGGGCTGCATGACTGTGAGCCGGGAAGTCCCCGGTTCTCTGGAACAGGCCAACGACTCTTCAAAGAAAGGGCTCCTCGTCCATGGTGACGAGGGTGAGACGGCGCCGCCTTCCATGGCGCCTGCAAGGACCTGCCGCCTTGACGAGCGCGGCGTGAGCGCTGAATTGTTCGGCGTTATTAGAGCATAATCACCGGGCATATCTGAATAAAGTTTAAAGCTGTGCGCGCGGGGGGTTTTCCCCCTGTTTGTTCGTTTTTAATCCCAGtctgaaggagaaagaaaggggagggagaaagtcCCCCTGGCTCCTCCCGCCGCGCCCCCCAGCCCCGGGGGCCGGAGCTCAGGGACTCTTACGGCAGTGGGGCTCTGTAGCGCAGCTGCGCTATATAAACCCGGGCAGGGGAGCACCAAGCGGGAACCGGAGGTTGAGGCAATTATAACAAAGTAGCCCGCCGGGTCCGGAAGGCCAAGACCCGCTGCCGCGCCCCTCGCCGCCTTTCGGTCACACGCGCCTCTTGTAGCGCTTCGGAGCCCTTCGCCCGCCGCCGCTGCTCTTCCTTTCGCGTCCCTCCTCCTATTCTCCGATGTCTCCCAATCTCACCGGCTACTACCGTTTCGTCTCTCAGGACAACATGGAGAATTATCTCCGAGCCTTGGGTAAGTACGCCTGGCCGGTttacctctctgttttatcctcaccccACGACCTGCTAAGACTTTTCTCTGTGACTTCAGCCCCCGAAGCCTGAGAACAAATGCCTGAGTCCAGTTTAGTAACGTGTAAAGGTAATGTTTTTAAACACTGGCttggggcatgtgcagagtgccttccaAGCCTGAAATAAATTAGTGCAGCTGGAGGCAAATATACAATCTGGGATTATGAAAGCAGATAACCCAGGTTAGAGAGAGCTGCTTCCTGGCAGAATTAGGCTCTGGggcttctcttttctttcctaaaAGTCCATTTTAATCCATCTGGGCATTTATCATCAACATCTTGTTGCATTACTATGTAATGTTGATGtcgcacaataaataaatacaatattttgtTGTACTGCAGCCTTGTAAAGCAGGTCTTTGTTCCTGTATGCCAGAGGAGGAAGCGTGATTTGCTTAAACCCACCTAAGACATGAGATTCAAATGGAGACCTCCTGATAGGTAGCTCATCTTTTAGCCAGAGAAACATTTCCTAGGGCAAGTTGTTgaggaaaatgcatatttattaaaaagaaagaaaaagcccacACATTTGTGTTTAATGTTTTATGTCCAATTTTAATATGTGTGTTTTACTATGTTGTGCCATCTTCTACTGTCTCACCCCCTGGCTGGGATAAAGGGAGTTAGGGTATAAATTTAGGTCTCTGAGATTATTGCATCCTTGTTTTTATCCCCCTTCCTTACCAAAGGCCAGTCAAGATATGGTAAATATTgggcagtacacacacacacacacacacacacacacacacacacgtccttaCCAAGTCCTACCTTTGTTCTTTTACCATCCTGCGTAGACATCAATGTCGCTCTGAGGAAACTGGTTTGTCTCCTGAAACCAGACAAAGAGATAATCCACACTGGGGACCACATGACCATCCGCACACTAACTTCGCTTCGGAACTATAACATGGACTTTGACTTGGGAGTTGAGTTTGAAGAAGACTTGGGGCC
This Elgaria multicarinata webbii isolate HBS135686 ecotype San Diego chromosome 6, rElgMul1.1.pri, whole genome shotgun sequence DNA region includes the following protein-coding sequences:
- the RBP5 gene encoding retinol-binding protein 5; this translates as MSPNLTGYYRFVSQDNMENYLRALDINVALRKLVCLLKPDKEIIHTGDHMTIRTLTSLRNYNMDFDLGVEFEEDLGPVDGRKCQTTVFWDGDQLVCEQQGEKKNRGWRHWLEGDQLHLRMTAEDEVCVQVFQKVK